The following are encoded in a window of Carassius auratus strain Wakin chromosome 6, ASM336829v1, whole genome shotgun sequence genomic DNA:
- the slc6a11a gene encoding solute carrier family 6 member 11a codes for MAGSPTRRTGNQQADLSPEERGQWANKIEFLLTVAGAIIGLGNVWRFPYLCYKNGGGAFFIPYILYLLTCGIPLFVLETSLGQYTSQGGITCWRKICPLFEGMGYASQIIIVYGSITYIIIIVWAFLYLFSAFSVELPWASCNNLWNTDACIVLSGRNSSSGWTSPLNASSSVMEFWRHRVLQLSSGIHHLGTIRWDLALILLLVWILIYFCVWKGVKSTGKAVYVTATFPYVMLLILLIRGITLPGAVSGIYYYMYPDLTRLADPQVWMDAGTQIFYSYAICLGYLSSLGSYNQYKNNCYRDSFYLCLLNSGTSFLGGFAIFSVLGHMAQEQGVDISLVAESGPGLVFIVYPQAVTLLPCPQFWAVCFFIMIILLGVDSQFVGLESIMTSVTDIFPTVLRRGFRRELLLLGICLVCYLMGLFMITEGGLYIIQLFDHYVCSGTTLLFLATCQSVAIGWVYGADRFYENIEDMIGYKPWPMMKYCWLYITPSVCVGTFVFSLVKYSPLKFNNTYMYPWWAYGLGWFLAVSSLSLIPINMIYKLYIGKGTFWERLQLACTPAEDLPQSQRPSAHHYTLSSCTDREKTPESL; via the exons ATGGCAGGCTCCCCCACCAGACGGACAGGGAACCAACAGGCTGATTTAAGTCCCGAAGAGAGAGGCCAATGGGCAAACAAGATCGAATTTCTTCTGACTGTGGCTGGAGCTATCATAGGGCTTGGAAATGTTTGGAGGTTCCCATATCTTTGCTATAAAAATGGAGGCG GGGCTTTTTTCATTCCATATATCCTGTACCTGCTCACTTGTGGTATCCCGCTTTTTGTGCTTGAGACATCTTTGGGTCAGTACACCAGTCAGGGAGGCATCACATGTTGGAGAAAGATCTGTCCTCTTTTTGAAG GAATGGGTTATGCCAGTCAAATTATTATTGTCTATGGCTCTATTACCTACATCATCATCATAGTTTGGGCCTTCCTGTACCTTTTCTCAGCCTTCAGTGTGGAACTGCCCTGGGCCAGCTGCAACAATCTGTGGAACACAG ATGCTTGTATTGTGCTTAGTGGGAGGAATTCTAGTTCAGGGTGGACGTCTCCTCTTAATGCTTCTTCTTCTGTGATGGAATTCTGGCG TCACAGAGTTTTGCAACTGTCCAGTGGAATACATCATTTGGGCACAATACGATGGGACTTGGCTCTTATTCTTCTACTTGTTTGGATCCTGATCTACTTCTGCGTCTGGAAAGGCGTGAAATCTACTGGGAAG gcAGTCTATGTCACAGCAACATTCCCTTACGTTATGCTCCTGATACTGCTGATACGAGGGATCACTTTACCTGGTGCTGTCAGCGGCATCTACTACTACATGTACCCAGATCTGACACGGCTAGCTGACCCACAG GTATGGATGGACGCTGGGACTCAAATCTTTTACTCTTACGCCATATGTCTTGGATACCTCAGCTCTCTTGGAAGCTATAATCAGTATAAAAATAACTGTTATAG GGACTCTTTCTACCTGTGCTTGCTGAACAGCGGAACCAGTTTTTTAGGTGGGTTTGCCATTTTCTCTGTTCTGGGACACATGGCACAAGAGCAGGGGGTGGACATATCCCTTGTGGCTGAGtctg GTCCAGGACTGGTGTTTATAGTGTATCCTCAGGCGGTGACATTGTTGCCATGCCCTCAGTTCTGGGCTGTGTGTTTCTTTATCATGATCATCCTCTTGGGCGTTGACAGCCAG TTTGTTGGACTGGAGAGCATAATGACGTCAGTGACAGACATCTTTCCCACGGTGTTGAGACGTGGCTTTAGAAGAGAGCTGCTGCTTTTAGGGATATGCCTTGTCTGCTACCTGATGGGCCTCTTCATGATCACAGAG GGCGGTCTGTATATCATCCAGTTGTTTGATCATTACGTGTGTAGTGGAACCACTCTCTTGTTCCTGGCTACGTGTCAGTCTGTGGCCATTGGCTGGGTTTATG GTGCTGACCGATTCTATGAGAACATAGAAGACATGATTGGCTACAAACCCTGGCCCATGATGAAGTACTGCTGGCTCTATATCACCCCCTCTGTCTGCGTA GGCACCTTTGTCTTCTCTCTGGTCAAGTACAGTCCCCTGAAGTTTAATAACACATATATGTATCCGTGGTGGGCATATGGTCTTGGTTGGTTCCTCGCggtatcctctctctctctcatccccaTTAACATGATTTACAAACTCTACATAGGAAAAGGGACATTCTGGGAG CGTCTCCAGTTGGCTTGCACTCCAGCAGAGGATCTACCTCAGTCTCAGAGACCCTCGGCACATCATTATACTCTGTCTTCCTGTACAGACAGAGAAAAGACCCCAGAAAGCCTTTAA
- the LOC113095035 gene encoding peptidyl-prolyl cis-trans isomerase-like 1 isoform X1, translating to MSGIPPDSWQPPTVSLDTTMGTIVLELYWNHAPKTCKNFAELGRRGYYNNNKFHRIIKDFMVQGGDPTGTGRGGASIYGKQFEDELHPDLKFTGAGILAMANAGPDTNGSQFFLTLAPTQWLDGKHTIFGRVCQGIGVLNRIGMVETNSQDRPIDDIKILRVNLPN from the exons ATGTCTGGAATTCCGCCGGATTCTTGGCAACCCCCCACAGTATCGCTGGACACAAC GATGGGAACTATCGTTCTAGAACTGTACTGGAATCATGCGCCAAAAACATGCAAGAATTTCGCAGAGCTGGGCAGAAGAGgatattacaacaacaacaagttCCACCGCATCATCAAAGACTTCATGGTTCAAGGAGGCGATCCAACAGGGACAG GTCGTGGTGGTGCGTCTATATATGGCAAGCAGTTTGAAGATGAATTGCATCCAGATTTGAAATTTACAG gTGCTGGAATTCTCGCAATGGCCAATGCAGGGCCAGATACAAACGGAAGCCAGTTCTTCCTCACGTTGGCTCCCACACAGTGGTTGGATGGGAAACACACTATATTTGGACGGGTGTGCCAGGGCATTGGAGTCCTTAATCGTATTGGCATGGTTGAAACCAACAGTCAGGACCGCCCTATTGATGACATTAAAATTCTCAGAGTAAATCTACCTAACTAA
- the LOC113095035 gene encoding peptidyl-prolyl cis-trans isomerase-like 1 isoform X2, translating into MGTIVLELYWNHAPKTCKNFAELGRRGYYNNNKFHRIIKDFMVQGGDPTGTGRGGASIYGKQFEDELHPDLKFTGAGILAMANAGPDTNGSQFFLTLAPTQWLDGKHTIFGRVCQGIGVLNRIGMVETNSQDRPIDDIKILRVNLPN; encoded by the exons ATGGGAACTATCGTTCTAGAACTGTACTGGAATCATGCGCCAAAAACATGCAAGAATTTCGCAGAGCTGGGCAGAAGAGgatattacaacaacaacaagttCCACCGCATCATCAAAGACTTCATGGTTCAAGGAGGCGATCCAACAGGGACAG GTCGTGGTGGTGCGTCTATATATGGCAAGCAGTTTGAAGATGAATTGCATCCAGATTTGAAATTTACAG gTGCTGGAATTCTCGCAATGGCCAATGCAGGGCCAGATACAAACGGAAGCCAGTTCTTCCTCACGTTGGCTCCCACACAGTGGTTGGATGGGAAACACACTATATTTGGACGGGTGTGCCAGGGCATTGGAGTCCTTAATCGTATTGGCATGGTTGAAACCAACAGTCAGGACCGCCCTATTGATGACATTAAAATTCTCAGAGTAAATCTACCTAACTAA
- the eno1b gene encoding enolase 1b, (alpha): MSILKIHAREIFDSRGNPTVEVDLYTEKGLFRAAVPSGASTGIYEALELRDNDKSRFLGKGVSKAVEHVNQTIAPALISQGIPVVEQEKIDQFMLELDGTDNKSKFGANAILGVSLAACKAGAAEKGVPLYRHIADLAGNPEVILPVPAFNVINGGSHAGNKLAMQEFMILPVGASSFKEAMRIGAEVYHNLKNVIKEKYGQDATNVGDEGGFAPNILENQEALELLKSAISKAGYTDEIVIGMDVAASEFYRDGKYDLDFKSPDDPDRYISPDELADLYKSFIKDYPVVSIEDPFDQDDWEAWTNFTNSTDIQVVGDDLTVTNPSRIADAVEKKACNCLLLKVNQIGSVTESLQACKMAQSNGWGVMVSHRSGETEDTFIADLVVGLCTGQIKTGAPCRSERLAKYNQILRIEEELGDKAQFAGKNFRNPLN; encoded by the exons ATGTCTATCCTAAAGATACATGCCCGTGAGATTTTTGATTCTAGGGGCAACCCCACTGTAGAGGTGGACCTCTACACAGAGAAAG GTTTGTTTCGAGCTGCTGTCCCTAGTGGAGCGTCTACTGGAATCTATGAAGCGTTGGAGCTGAGAGACAATGACAAGTCACGTTTCCTGGGCAAAG GTGTATCAAAGGCTGTTGAGCATGTGAACCAAACTATTGCACCTGCCCTGATCAGCCAG GGAATTCCTGTAGTTGAGCAAGAAAAGATTGACCAGTTCATGCTGGAACTGGACGGAACTGATAACAAGT CTAAATTTGGTGCCAATGCCATCCTGGGTGTGTCCCTGGCTGCGTGTAAGGCAGGAGCCGCAGAGAAAGGTGTTCCTCTGTATCGTCACATTGCTGACCTTGCTGGAAACCCTGAGGTCATCCTGCCTGTGCCG GCCTTTAATGTGATCAACGGCGGCTCACATGCTGGCAATAAGTTGGCCATGCAGGAATTCATGATTCTGCCGGTCGGGGCCAGTAGCTTTAAGGAAGCCATGCGCATTGGTGCAGAGGTGTACCACAATTTGAAGAATGTTATTAAGGAGAAATATGGCCAAGATGCCACCAACGTTGGCGATGAGGGAGGATTCGCACCAAACATCCTGGAGAACCAAGAAG CCCTAGAGCTGCTAAAGAGTGCCATCAGTAAAGCTGGTTACACAGATGAGATTGTGATTGGCATGGATGTGGCAGCATCCGAATTCTATCGTGACGGAAAGTACGACTTGGACTTCAAGTCTCCTGATGACCCGGATCGATACATCAGCCCTGATGAGCTTGCTGACCTTTACAAAAGCTTTATTAAGGATTATCCAG TGGTCTCCATTGAGGACCCCTTTGATCAAGATGATTGGGAGGCCTGGACCAATTTTACCAACAGCACGGACATACAGGTGGTGGGAGATGATCTTACTGTTACCAACCCCAGTCGCATTGCTGATGCAGTGGAGAAGAAGGCTTGCAACTGCCTGTTGCTCAAAGTCAACCAGATTGGAAGTGTTACCGAATCCCTGCAGGC GTGTAAGATGGCTCAGTCCAATGGCTGGGGTGTGATGGTGAGTCATCGCTCCGGGGAAACAGAGGACACCTTCATTGCTGACCTGGTTGTGGGACTTTGTACTGGACAG ATTAAAACAGGAGCCCCATGCCGTTCAGAGCGTCTGGCCAAATACAACCAGATCCTCAG AATTGAAGAGGAACTGGGGGATAAAGCTCAGTTTGCTGGGAAGAACTTCAGAAATCCACTGAACTGA